Proteins encoded within one genomic window of Asterias rubens unplaced genomic scaffold, eAstRub1.3, whole genome shotgun sequence:
- the LOC117305723 gene encoding reelin-like, whose protein sequence is MVCGRDPLPLQTVPSDLMFVLQIGSTTIDNPSCSVNLTSPHTKNKAILLQYTVNNGIDWHLIESHDPVDYQRAQRLSYSLPTRAKGRAVRFRWWQPQHDGPENDQWAIDNIQLVMLRSHMLNRYHQ, encoded by the exons ATGGTGTGTGGAAGAGATCCTCTACCACTGCAAACAGTTCCAAG TGACCTGATGTTCGTCCTGCAAATCGGCAGCACCACCATTGATAACCCAAGCTGTTCTGTCAACCTCACATCCCCACACACCAAGAACAAGGCCATCCTCCTACAATACACAGTCAATAACGGCATCGACTGGCACCTGATTGAATCACATGACCCAGTGGACTACCAGCGGGCACAGAGATTGTCCTACAGCCTGCCTACGAGGGCCAAGGGTAGAGCTGTCAGGTTCCGTTGGTGGCAGCCTCAGCACGATGGGCCAGAAAACGACCAATGGGCGATCGATAACATACAACTCGTTAT GTTACGAAGCCATATGTTAAACCGCTACCACCAGTGA
- the LOC117305706 gene encoding NACHT, LRR and PYD domains-containing protein 10-like, with amino-acid sequence MSGTPDPDQVQTVEQKANKALKEKYTNTGSYVQMLPLVDDSKRHIMDIYSKLCLDELVDTRRKTQHKKISSYEEIFHFQTREGNPIKRIVASGSAGIGKTTLIDKIAYDWAMGNSETLNKFKLVFALKMCSLKQSTELTEAIGNQLVANDSVDQSALEDFIDKNQDKVLILLDGFDEFKFDQLDTSSFRSILNIIHRKLGTECWVVITSRPPLDKLVNSSLVKKPYAHVRVEGFSDTDKKEYVNKFFTEDRDKASRLTEQIKQSETLSDLAKSPMLLLLMCLLVGSTENTLPDTMTQLYYQSTELHIQKKNKRHRRRCNI; translated from the coding sequence ATGTCAGGAACACCAGACCCAGATCAAGTTCAAACTGTTGAACAAAAGGCGAACAAGGCACTGAAAGAAAAGTACACAAATACAGGTAGCTATGTACAGATGCTCCCATTGGTTGATGATAGTAAGAGACACATAATGGACATCTACAGTAAGCTATGTTTAGATGAACTAGTTGACACAAGAAGGAAGACTCAACACAAGAAAATTAGTTCATATGAAGAGATTTTCCACTTTCAGACCAGGGAGGGTAATCCAATCAAACGTATTGTTGCAAGCGGATCAGCAGGAATTGGCAAGACAACCCTAATTGACAAAATTGCTTATGATTGGGCAATGGGCAACAGTGAGACACTCAATaagttcaaacttgtttttgctCTCAAAATGTGCTCATTAAAACAAAGCACGGAGTTAACAGAAGCAATCGGTAATCAGCTAGTGGCCAATGACTCTGTAGATCAATCTGCTTTGGAAGATTTTATTGACAAGAACCAAGACAAAGTATTGATTCTCTTGGATGGATTCGATGAATTTAAATTTGACCAGCTTGACACATCCTCATTTCGTTCGATTCTCAATATTATTCATCGAAAGCTGGGCACAGAATGTTGGGTAGTTATTACATCCCGTCCTCCCCTTGACAAATTAGTCAACTCATCATTGGTTAAAAAGCCCTATGCTCATGTGAGAGTTGAGGGGTTTTCAGATACAGATAAAAAGGAATATGTGAACAAATTCTTCACTGAAGATCGTGACAAGGCTAGCAGGCTTACAGAGCAGATAAAACAATCAGAAACCTTGTCTGATTTGGCAAAGAGTCCCAtgctactgctgctgatgtgtttgCTGGTGGGGAGCACAGAGAACACCCTCCCAGACACAATGACACAACTGTATTACCAAAGCACTGAATTACatattcaaaagaaaaacaagcgACATCGAAGACGCTGCAATATCTAA